From a single Porites lutea chromosome 10, jaPorLute2.1, whole genome shotgun sequence genomic region:
- the LOC140950899 gene encoding uncharacterized protein — MEMIIARMFLGVLLALLLAPGFKLTKGDCSGRKLDIAILGDRSKSLKSADLRRLRNAIYSIVNRLGVSPAGNHFGIITFGPSATLHNTFNKPTYQKEKALKTLVGNKFKIIASKWGTRIDKAEKIARDKLFTRARGDRPEATNVMLIFTDGRPTGYKERDFTLFGPLTVDLERKGVKIVAVGIGRNINRKNLATIAGTKGTVIVIKNFRRLLAKLNEILDTVCAIDGGYTDWSASKCTVTCGGGTKTLTRTCTNPPPSNGGKNCIGLGPASITEECNMNTCPIDGGYTDWSASECSVTCGGGTQTLTRTCTNPPPSNGGKNCSRLGPASITKDCNMNTCPIDGRYTDWSASKCSVTCGGGTQILTRTCTNPPPSNGGKNCSGLGPAKKTQECSTQECPPPCVAGLDIGIVLDKSKSVKIKNLKIVIEFLKNLIKKFNPAPAADHFGLITFHNKAIMEFNFARAEFHDREALLKRIADEPLELEYETRTDVALQMARDELFSKEGGDRPDKPNVMIVLTDGKPTKLSRKEFKEFAERVSKDLKEKHVNTVAVGIGGGVNKEILQQIAGEGNPAVEVKDFSQLQKMIETIKASACSE; from the exons ATGGAGATGATTATCGCCAGGATGTTCCTTGGGGTACTACTTGCTCTCCTGCTAGCTCCAG gtttcaagTTAACGAAAG gaGATTGTTCCGGCAGAAAACTGGACATTGCCATTCTTGGTGATAGGTCCAAAAGTTTAAAATCTGCAGACCTTCGGAGGCTGCGAAATGCCATTTACAGCATTGTGAACAGACTAGGAGTATCCCCTGCTGGAAACCATTTTG GTATCATAACTTTCGGCCCAAGCGCGACTTTACACAACACCTTTAACAAACCTACTTACCAGAAAGAGAAAGCACTAAAAACGCTGGTAGGCAATAAGTTCAAGATAATTGCAAGTAAATGGGGGACCCGCATCGACAAAGCGGAGAAAATAGCTCGTGATAAATTGTTTACCCGCGCGAGGGGTGACAGACCTGAAGCCACAAATGTGATGTTGATATTTACGGACGGAAGACCGACTGGATACAAAGAACGTGATTTCACACTATTCGGGCCACTTACGGTTGACCTAGAG AGGAAAGGTGTTAAAATCGTAGCTGTTGGAATAGGAAGAAACATCAACAGAAAAAACCTGGCTACTATTGCCGGTACTAAGGGTACTGTAATTGTCATCAAAAATTTTCGACGCCTCCTAGCTAAGCTTAACGAAATCCTGGACACAGTATGTG CTATTGACGGCGGCTACACTGATTGGTCAGCTTCAAAGTGTACTGTTACCTGTGGAGGAGGAACAAAGACATTAACAAGAACCTGTACCAATCCACCCCCGTCCAACGGCGGAAAAAACTGCATTGGACTGGGCCCCGCCTCAATAACAGAGGAGTGCAACATGAATACATGCC CTATTGATGGCGGCTACACTGATTGGTCAGCTTCTGAGTGCAGTGTTACCTGTGGAGGGGGAACACAGACGTTAACAAGAACCTGTACCAATCCCCCTCCGTCCAACGGTGGAAAGAACTGCAGTAGACTGGGACCCGCCTCAATAACAAAGGACTGCAACATGAATACATGCC caattgACGGCCGTTACACCGATTGGTCAGCTTCAAAATGCAGTGTTACCTGTGGAGGAGGAACACAGATATTAACAAGAACCTGTACCAATCCCCCTCCGTCAAACGGCGGAAAAAactgcagtggactgggaccaGCTAAGAAGACACAAGAGTGTAGCACGCAAGAATGTC CACCGCCGTGTGTAGCAGGACTCGATATTGGGATCGTTCTGGATAAATCAAAGAGTGTAAAgataaaaaatctaaaaatcgTCATCGAATTCTTGAAAAACCTCATTAAAAAGTTCAATCCTGCGCCAGCCGCTGACCACTTCGGTTTGATTACGTTCCACAACAAGGCGATAATGGAATTTAACTTTGCACGAGCCGAGTTTCATGACAGAGAAGCTCTGTTAAAGAGAATCGCCGACGAGCCTCTTGAGTTGGAATACGAAACCCGGACTGACGTTGCTTTACAAATGGCGAGGGATGAGTTGTTCAGCAAGGAAGGAGGAGATAGGCCAGATAAACCAAATGTCATGATTGTATTAACTGATGGTAAGCCGACTAAGCTGAGCCGAAAGGAGTTTAAAGAGTTTGCGGAGAGGGTCTCAAAAGATTTAAAG GAGAAACACGTGAACACTGTTGCTGTTGGAATAGGTGGTGGCGTGAATAAGGAAATTCTTCAGCAAATTGCAGGAGAAGGGAATCCTGCGGTTGAGGTGAAAGACTTCTCGCAGTTGCAAAAGATGATTGAAACAATCAAGGCATCCGCTTGCTCAG AATGA